DNA from Synechococcus sp. CBW1108:
GGGTCCCTTCAGCCCCGGACCAGTGGCACGCCTCAAGGTGGTGTCATTAGCCCCCTACTGGCCAATCTGTTTCTGCACTACACGTTCGACAAATGGATGCGGCGGAGTTTTCCCCGCGTCCCGTTTGAGCGTTATGCAGACGATGTGATCTGTCACTGTCACTGCCGAGCTGAGGCTGAACGGCTCATGGATGCCTTGCAGGAGCGATTTACCTCCTGCGGGTTACAGCTGCATCCTGAGAAGACCAAAGTGGTCTATTGCAAGGATAGCAGCCGCCGTGGTCAGTTCGATCAGATCCAGTTCACGTTTCTCGGCTTTTGCTTCCGACCACGTATGGCCAGGAACCGCTATGGGGAGATCTTCACGAGCTTCCTCCCGGCGGTGAGTCCGCAGGCGCTTAAGCGCATGCGAGAGAGGATCAGGAAAATGCATCTGCGTAGGCGGATGTTTTTGCCTTTGGAGGAGATCGCCCGGCTCCTGAATCCGATCCTGCGGGGTTGGATTCAGTATTACGGACGTTTTTATCCAACCGAACTGAGGGCCAAGCTATTTGGCTATCTCAATGAGCACCTAAGCGCATGGCTGCGTCAGAAACACAGCCGGTTGTTGCGGCATGACCGCCGCAGCCGGCAAGTACTGGCGAGGATCGCTCAGGAGAGGCGGGATCTTTTTGCTCACTGGCGTGGTGTTGGTGTTGCGGCTGGATGACAGGAGCCGGATGACGCGAGAGTGTCACGTCCGGATCTGTGGGGGCCTCGGGGGGAAGTTCCCCGGGGCTACCCGGCTTGTGCCACGAGTCAAATGTTCTTTATGAGCACTGACGCAACTACATCGAGGATGGGAGTGTGGCCTCCCGGAGCCGGCCTGCAGGGGCAGGCTCCAAACCACCCCATGCTGCTGTGGTTAAGAGCTGCGGTAGTGAGCGATGGGGAAAAGGCGGCCTCGAGCTGCCAGGTGAGTGATGGGAAGATGAGCAACAGCGAATCGCCGCTGACGCATCGAAAAGTCTTCCAGATGCTGTCAAAACGGGTGCAGGTAGGCGGCACCCGGATCAGTGTGGACGTTACCTGCTTACGGTCCACGCGGCAGCCGGTGTTCAGGCGACATGAGCCCATCACAGGCCTCGATGTGGAACGTGGGAACCTGTCATGGGGTGTAAAGGGAAAGCCACAAGTGGCCACAACCACGAGGGCGAATACCAAGACCCATGCCAGGGGCGGATCAGCCCGTAGTAGTGATGAAGGAGCTGTAATGGCTCTGGAGCAAAGGGGCTGTGTTATCCCGTCCGGATCAACTCAACAACTGCCATTGGCAGGAGGAAGGAGATGAGCCCGGACAAGCCGCTACCGATCACCAAGGCGATGGTCTGGAAGGCCTATCAGCAGGTGAAACGGAACGGGAATGCGGCCGGCGTGGATGGTCAGAGCCTGGATGACTTCGCTAAGGATCTGGAGAACAATCTCTATAGGCTATGGAATCGGATGGCATCCGGGAGTTACTTCCCGCCGCCGGTTCGGCGTGTTGAGATTCCCAAATCCAACGGCGGAGTTCGCCCTCTGGGCATTCCGACGGTGGCTGATCGCATCGCGCAGATGGTGGTCAAGCAGATGCTGGAGCCCCAGTTGGAGCCGATCTTCGATCAGGACTCCTACGGCTACAGACCGGGCAAGTCGGCCCACCAGGCTGTGGAGAGCTGCCGTAAGCGCTGCTGGAAGTACGACTGGGTTGTGGATCTTGATATCAAGGGGTTTTTCGATTCAATCGATCATGACCTCCTGATGCGGGCCATCCAGTTCCATACGTCCGAGCGCTGGGTTGTTCTGTATCTGCGGCGCTGGTTGGAGGCTCCGGTGGAATTGCCGGATGGGTCCCTTCAGCCCCGGACCAGTGGCACGCCTCAAGGTGGTGTCATTAGCCCCCTACTGGCCAATCTGTTTCTGCACTACACGTTCGACAAATGGATGCGGCGGAGTTTTCCCCGCGTCCCGTTTGAGCGTTATGCAGACGATGTGATCTGTCACTGTCACTGCCGAGCTGAGGCTGAACGGCTCATGGATGCCTTGCAGGAGCGATTTACCTCCTGCGGGTTACAGCTGCATCCTGAGAAGACCAAAGTGGTCTATTGCAAGGATAGCAGCCGCCGTGGTCAGTTCGATCAGATCCAGTTCACGTTTCTCGGCTTTTGCTTCCGACCACGTATGGCCAGGAACCGCTATGGGGAGATCTTCACGAGCTTCCTCCCGGCGGTGAGTCCGCAGGCGCTTAAGCGCATGCGAGAGAGGATCAGGAAAATGCATCTGCGTAGGCGGATGTTTTTGCCTTTGGAGGAGATCGCCCGGCTCCTGAATCCGATCCTGCGGGGTTGGATTCAGTATTACGGACGTTTTTATCCAACCGAACTGAGGGCCAAGCTATTTGGCTATCTCAATGAGCACCTAAGCGCATGGCTGCGTCAGAAACACAGCCGGTTGTTGCGGCATGACCGCCGCAGCCGGCAAGTACTGGCGAGGATCGCTCAGGAGAGGCGGGATCTTTTTGCTCACTGGCGTGGTGTTGGTGTTGCGGCTGGATGACAGGAGCCGGATGACGCGAGAGTGTCACGTCCGGATCTGTGGGGGCCTCGGGGGGAAGTTCCCCGGGGCTACCCGGCTGCCAGGGCTTCCAACTGCTCCACTGGTAGGGCCCGGATCTGGGCGGTGGTGGCTTCGCTCAAGGGGCCGCAGCGGCGGTTGAGTTAGCGGATGGTCATCTTGGCGGCTTCGCGGGCTTTGCCCAGCCCGAAAATCTCTCGGTAGGCGACGCTCTGGGTGAAGTCTTCAACGGTGAGGCCAGTCATGGTGCAGATCTCCTGCAGGGGGCGATCGTTGAACCGTTTCAACAGAAAGGTGGGGATCAGCGTGAGCAGCTCAGCACTGTCCACGCTTGGACTGGCTGCTTCCGAGCGCACCAGCAGTGCCAGCAGGCGATGGAATTTGGATGCCCCCGCCCGCCAGCGCTCTGGCAGCAGCTCTACCCACTGCACCCGGCAAGCCAGAAATTCGGCCACCACCTGCCAGGCGTAGATGCTGGGCTCTTGCTGCAGAAGCCGCGCTGATTCGGCATAAAGGCGCCGGAGAAAACCGGGATCCGGCCCCATCTGGGCTTCCAGGATCAGGGCTGGCAGCTCGGGGCGCTCTTTTAATGCAGGTGCTGAAAACCGGTAGCCACCGGCATCAGCGAGCCGTGCATCCAGTAGAAGAGCTTGTCGGAGAGCACCCGCTCGTTTGGGCTGCAGCTCGTGCAGGGCTTGGAGGGATTGGGACCTCTTTGGGGGTTGGAGGCAGAGCGGTTTGTTCGGGCTGGGCAGCCTGGCGGCTCAGGGGGAAGTCCCACCAATGCATATAGGCCTTGTTATGTAGCGTCAGATCGTCAGATCTCTGATGATCTTTTTAGCAAGAATTTCGTTGATCTCGCGATGCCTCGGCACAGGCTGGGTGCGCCCAGTTTGGGGTTGGTGAAAGATGTCGTGTCGCGCTCCATGGCGCAGGAGAACACATCCGGCTTGCTCTAGCTCTCTGATCAGATCGGACCGCTTCAAGCGACAACAAGCTCACCAACCTTGCGAATTCCGGGCAAGTCATCTTTAGAGAATTCGTGATACAAGTCAAGCAGTTGATCTTTCAAGTCCTCGAGATCATCACCCTGCGTCCAATGGGCAGGGTAAGCATTTAGGTAGCCGAGGAAGCGGCCATCTGATTCGCGCCAGTAAGTAAACGATTCGCTTGCGGGCTTGCTTTCAGAACTGCTTTGTGAATTGTTGTTGGCAGGCGTCATCATGCTCTGAAGCTCCTTTTATTACTGAATTGTAGCCCCAGGAAAACTTGGCTGCACTGCCCATTGGGGCGTTCGGACTGGGCGCCTGGTGGCTCAGGTATTGGTGGCCAGCCAGGCCGCCAGGTCTGCCGGGCCCTGGAAGTCGAGCAGGGCGTCCGCCAGGGCTTCCAGCTTCTCCACTGGAAGGGCCTGGATCTGGGCGATGGTGGCTTCGCTCAAGGGGCCGCAGCGGCGGTTGAGTTGGCGGAGAGTCATCTTGGCGGCTTCGCGGGCTTCGCCCTCCTGGAGCCCCTCTTGGCGGCCTTTGGCTTCGCCCTCCTGGCGACCCTTAGCAAGCCAGTCCTGTACCGCCCGGGTGTGGCGGATCTCCTCAATGGGAATGCCGGCAATCACCATGATTTGCTCCGCACTGAAGTAAGGAAACCGTTGAACCAGCATAGGCAGCACAACCGTGTCCAGATCAGGGCGGCTGGCCAGGATCTGCTGCCTGCTGGGGGCTCAGCTGCGTTGCACCAGCTCGGCATCCGCGAGGCAACCAAGGGAAGCCGCTGCCTTGGCCAATTGTTTGTCTGCTGTGATTAAAAGTGCGTCATGTTTGAGCGCCAGAGCAAGGAAACTAGCGTCATACACACTTAGAGAAAGGGCTATAGCCTGCTCCAGCGCTGCTAAAGCCAGTTCGCTGGCGCTGGTGGGCCGAAGCGGCAGCTGCAGCAGATCCGCAAGCAGAGCACGGCATTCATCCAAGCTGAGTAGCTGGCGCTGCACCTGTTTCAACAGCACAGAAGCGCACTCAAGCAGGCAGAGATCGGGAATCAACAGCAAGGCATCGCCACTGCACCCCCGTTGCATGGCGAGCTCCAATGAGGGGGGCAATGGTCCATCGGCCAGATAAAACCTCAGCAGGGCAGAGGTATCCAGTACAAAAGCGTCGGGTTGGATCTGTGCTGAGGCTGTCTGAGCTGATGCCGTCATCGCTTCAGCGGCTGCGGTCGGCCTGAATGTCGGCAGCTAGATCTGGGAAATGGCGCCCAGCCAGCAGCGAACGCCATCGCCGGGCCCGCTCCACCCCACCCACCTGGGCGTAGCGCACCTCCCGTTCAATGAGGAGCCGCACCTGCTCCTGCATGCTGCGGTGGTTGTTGGTGGCGAGCTGCCGCAGGCCCTCATAGGTCTGCTCCGACAACCCTCGCAAGCTGAGTGATGGCATTTTACTTCGCTCCAACTGATCTCATTATGCCATCGCCAACTGCATGGTGAAGTTGGAGCTCCGTTGGCGGGGGTGAACAGAAACTCGCAGTACAGGCTGTAAAGAAGGCCGGACGGTGCTTTCAGGAGTGGGCGGCCAGTCAGGCGGCTTTCGGGGGTGTAGATGCGGATGGGGAGGGGGCTGCTGACACCAGATGTGTCGTGCTCCTGTCATGGCCTGGGCAACCATCAAGTCTTGGCCCAGCCGCTGATCCAACTGGAAGGCCAGTCGCCACCAAACTCGGGGCATGATTTGCTCCGCACTGAAGTCCGGGGGGAAACCGTTGAGCCACCATAGGGAGCACAATCGTTTTCAGATCAGGGCGGCTGGCCACAATCTGCCGACTGCTGGCGGCCAGCTCGCTTTCGGGACGCACCGGCAGTGTGAGCAAGTTGAGCAGGGGGTCGAGCTCTGGCTGCTTGCTCAGCTCCCCCAGGCTGATCCAGTGCACCTCCCCCAGAAACACCCGCAGGTGGCGTGATCACCACCACTTCCAGATGCTCCACCTGTGGGTGCTTCTGAAGAAACCGACAGCTCTGCGCCGCCAGGCGGCGCTGGAAGCCTTGATCTGGGTGCATCTGCACTTTCAGCAGCACCACCGGAAACTCCGGGCTGCCGGTTTCGGCGCAGCCCGTGGTTTGGCGCGGCCACAAAACACCATCGAGGCCCAGCGCGTTGGCGGCGGCCGCTGAGCCCGGCAGCAGCTCACGGATCAGGTCGGGGGCACTTTGGAAGACGCGGTAATACCAGTGCTCGGTGTTCACTGGCTGCGGGCGCTTGCTGGCGAAAAGGTAGACGCGGCTTGGGGTTGGGGCTGCAGCCCGTGAGGGGCTTGGTGGGTTTGGAGCCTCGTTAGCGGCAGGAGGCTGAGCGGTTTGTTCGGGCTGGGGCGCCTGGCGGCTCAGGGGGTAGTCCTTCTGATGCACTCAAAGAAGAATCACAGGCTCACCGACTGCAGCTAGAAGACGCGCGGCCTCCTGGTCGAAGGTCACCAGTTGTTCGCTGCCTAGTTGGCGGCCTCCATAGGCAATCACTCCATCAGCGAAGTCACCACCGGCGGCCAGGAGCTGCAGCCCGATGCCCACAGCTGAGCGATCCACCCGCCGCAGCACCCACACCAGTTCGCACAGCACCGGCAGTGGAACAGCCACCAACTCTGCCTGCACCAGCACGTTGGTGTCGGCGGTGATCTTCACAGGCTTGCGCTTCCTGATTTGCGCTCGCTGCTGGACAGCGCGGCCCAACCAGCCTCCATGGCCTCGTGCATCTCCTGCAAGCTGGCTCGATGCTTGCTGCGCCCGGCCAGTAGCCCGATGAAACCGTTGATCGTGCCGGTGGCCTGTTCGGCATGGAGCTCGAGCCGCCCACCGGGCAGCACCTCCACGTCAATCCGCTGGCCGGGCTCAACGCCGAGATGGGCAAGCAGCTCCTTGCGCAAGGTCACCTGGCCCTTGGTGGTGACCGTGAGGGTTGCACTGCCTGAACGTGCCGGTGGTAACCGCATGGCCGAAGCAGGAGCTGAGCCCAGTGTAAGGCGGTTCCGCCTTGTGCGACCAGCTCCAGCGACAAGGGCCGGTTCGCCTTCCTGGCGCCCCTCCGCAAGCCCGTCCTGCACCGCCCTGGTAAGAAAGATTTCTTCTCAGAGAATGCGGGCGATCTCCATGATTTGCTGCTCGGTGAGTTCAGGAAAACGTTGCACCAGATAGGCGGTACACCAGATAAGCGGTACACCAGATAAGCGGTAAAACCTTGTCTAGATCATGGCCGCACTGGCAGTATGAGCAGGTTCAGCAGGGGGTCGAGATCTGGCTGGCTCATATCCTCCAGGCTGATCCAGTGCACCTCCCCCAGAAACACCCGCAGGTGGCGTGATCACCACCACTTCCAGATGCGCCGCCAGGCGGGGCTTGATGCATCTGGAACCCCATTGGCGGTTGGAGGCAGAGCGGTTTGTTCGGGCTGGGGCGCCTGGCGGCTCAGGGGGAAGCCAGCCGCCATGCCAATTTGGGCGCCTCCTTGAGTTTGTACAGCTGTACAGACTCCTGCTCAGTTGCAAAACAGAGGGGTCGTCTCAAGTGTTTCCCGCCAGCCAGGAGCTCAGGTCGGCCGGGCCTTGGAAGTCGAGCAGGTCCAGGATCTGGGCGGCGGTGGTTTCGCTCAAGGGGCCGCAGTGGCGGTTGGGTTGGCAGAGGGTGACCTTGGCGGCTTCGCGGGGGATGCCGGAATCACTCACCACCGCACTGGCAGCGTGAGCAGCACCAAATCAGAACATCTAGTCAGAAATTCGCCTTAAGAGGGTAACGACCGGGGTGACGGATTGATTCTAACGAAAGATCAACGTCAAGATCAGGCCAGTGAAGATGTGAACTAGATGGCCGAACCACATTCAGAGCCTGATCGATCGTCGCCGATCTGAACCAAGGGAATTCAGAAAAGGGTAATGCCAGCTCTTCGTCGTCAACCAAAACCCAGAGGCAATGCCCTGAGATGTTGGTGACCTCAGCGTCCAAAGCGATCGTTCCAGGCATTGATAATCTCCTGTTGACGAGACTTAACAAGGCGTTCGGCTTGGCCGAGCTTCGTTGCAGAGAGGCCGATGTTTCGAGCAAGCTCAATAGAGGGGGCAAGCTAGAACTTCGCCTTGCCGTCGGGGTGGCTGACATGAACGTGTATCCGACTTTCCTCCCGAGAGAAGAAGTAAAAACGGAATTCACCCTCACGAAAGACGGTGGGTGACAAGCGCCCTCCTCTTAAGCCACATCATCATAGTCATTATGATCCACACTCCCCGGGGGTGCTGGATGGGTTGGTGTGCGCTATCTCGGCCTCAGGCATCGTGTTCCTTCCTCGTCTTCATTCCTCGTCCAGTGATCAGCACCGTTTCAGTCACAACCGCTCCGGATGCGGCACGAAACCCGGGTGGCGTGAACGATTCCGTACAAGCTGTACAGAATCCTGAACAGCTGCCGAATCAGGCGTTGGCGGCCGGGCGCGGATCCCGGCGGTAGCGACGTCAGTGCGAGGAAAGCGCCTCCGGCGCGATGGCCGATGCGCACAACGCGGTAGTGACCCACCCGTAAGCGGCGCAACCCTTCGGGAGGGCGGCAAGCGCTTTGGCGGTGGACGGGCTGGGACTCCTGGTGGCTTAGGGGGAAGCTGCTCAGACGCGATGCAACGACACGGCGTAGCCGGGCCAGTGACCATCGGATGACACGGCCATCAGCCCCTCAACCCGCGCCTGGGCAATCAATAGCCGATCAAAAGGGTCGTGATGCACCAGGGGCAGCTGGGCGGTTTCAATCACATGCGCATCGAGCACCGGCAAGAGCGCAGCACCGGCGCCAAGGCTCTGATCGCGGAAGGCGGCCGGTGTCACGTCCAACTTGCCGAGGCGGTGCTTGATGGCCACCTCCCAGATGCTGGCGACCGACACCAGGCAGGGGCTGGCGGCCAACAACTCTCGTGTATTGGATCCCAGCCGTGGATCGTCGAGGAGCCACCAGAGCATCACCTGGGTGTCGAGCAACAGCCGCATCAGCTGTTGAACAGCTCGGCCACCTGCTGATCCACAGCCTCAGCGAAGGCGGCATCCACCTGGCTGGCCAGGAGCTCGGGAGAGGCCGCAGCCAGAGCGCCCAACTGCTTCAGGCCGGCAGCCGACGCGCACGGCACCAACTTCACCTGGGCCTTGCCATGGCTGGCAATGATCACCTCTTCACCGGCCAGGGCTGCCTTCACCAGCCGCGACAGCTGGCTCTTGGCATCCAGCATGTTCACCTGCACGGCCATCGCCTCAGCTATTAGCCATCTTAGCCAGAAATGGCTGTTGGCTTGCAGGTTGGCGAAAGGAAGCGCCTGGATCTGGGCGGTGGTGGCCTCGCTCAAGGGGTCCGCAGCGGCGGTTGAGTTGGCGGAGGGTGGCTTTGGCTGCTTCCTGGGCTTTGCCCTCCTGGCTGCCCTCAGCAAGCCAGTCCTATACCGCCCGAGTGTGGCGGATCTCCTCAATGGGAATGCCGGCGATCACCATGATTTGCTCCCTGCTGAGCCCTATCCTCATCGGGGCGGGCGGCACTGGCAGTGGCAACTCCACCCGTCCGGGGTGCGTGGCTCCAGGGTCTGCAGCAGCGGAACCGGCTACCAACGCTTCAGCTGCGAGTCATCCCGAGGGCGAGGGTGATGAAGTCAAGCTGTTCATCGCGTGGTGCCCGGTGTCAACTACGTAGGCGGGCGCGTTGCCTAATTGTCGCCGCGCATGGAAGCCAGCCGCCATGACAATTTGGCCGCCTCCTTGAATCTGTACAGCTGTACAGACTCCTGCACAGCTGCAAATAGAGAGGGGGGAACTAGGCCTTGCGAATTAGGCGTTCAGGTAAGCGCCGAGTGGTTGACCAGAACGTCGTCGCTCATCTCAGGCACTCATCCGCTCGATCAGGATCGACATCGCCATCGGCTTCCAGCAACCGGCCGGAAGTCCCTGACGATCGATGCAGGGCCAGTTCGAGCACCGTTTCCAGGCGGATCACCCGGCCCTGGAGATCGTCGAGGCGGCGTTGCTGCTCCTTCATCAGCCCAGCCATCTCTTCCACCTTGTCGTTCATCCGGATCACGGTGGTGAGAGCCGAGAGAACCCGATCTGAAACGCTCATGGTTGAGCGCCCAAGGCAGCTCTCACCTCAGCCAGTGCCACATCCAGGGTTTGTTCGGTGCGGCTGGTGCTGAGTTCCAGCTGCCTGAGGGCAGCTTCGAGGGCTACCGCTTCCGCGAGGGAGCGCATTTCGGCTTCAGCGTTGCGGTGGGCATACGCCACTCCCGCCTCACGGAAAAACTGCCCGAGTGAGAGGCCAAGGCTGTTGGCCCGCTCGGTATAGGCAGCCTTCTCTGTGGGTGTCATCAACACGGCTATCCGCTCAGTGGCTCTCTCAGTGGCTCTCTCAGTGGCTCGCTCTGGGGGGTGCTGTGGACCCTTGCCGGCTGTCACGATGATCTGTGCATGATCAGCACATGCTAAGGCGAGTGCGGCGGGGCTGCAGCCCGTGCGGGGTCTGGTGGTAGTCGGGCCTCGATGGCGCCAGGAGGCTGAGTGGTTTGTTCCGGCTGGGGCGCCTGGCGGCACAGGGGGCGAGTCCCACCGATGTCGAGAAACAGCCATCGTCCTCCAGCAGAAATTCGAACACCCGAGCCCGGCTGCCGTCTCGCACAAGCTCCGGGTTGACGCCACAGAGCGTGCATTTGTCGAGGGCGTGTTGGCTGAACTCCATGGAGAGTCTCAGATCACGAGCTGCTGGTGGGCCACCTGGTGATGGGCGGCGGCCTTGCAAAGGCCGCGGTCAAAGCTGGCCAGTTGCAGGTTCAGCCGTTGGCAGACAGCCAGATGCAGAGCATCCCCTGCCCGCAAGGGGGCTTGAGCCAGACAGAGACGCGCAGCGGCCTCGAAATCGTCTGGTGCCAGAGGTAGGTCCTGCAGGCGATTCGCACGCAATACCCCAAACCGCTGCCAGGCTTCTTGAGATTCCTGCGGCGTGATCGCACCGCGGCGCTCCAGCAGAGCCAAGGCAGAGGCCAGTTCCGTGCTCACCCAGGCTGAGATCAGCAAGGGCTGTTGCGCGTGGGCTTGCAGAAAACCCACGGCCGCGGCAGTGCCTGCTTCGTGCACCAGAGACGCCACCAGCAGGGAGGTGTCGAGATAAAGGCGCCTCAACAGCGAGCTCCATCGCGCAGCTCCTGCAGCAGAGTCGCCGCATCAATTCCTTTGTGCAGGGGTTGTTCTGTTGTGGCAACCAGGAAGGCTTCGAGATCAAAGCTCGCCCTTGGCTGCTCGGCCGCCTGGGTGAGCCGGGCCACAGGCACCCCGCGTCGGGTGATCTCCACGTCTTCGCCGGATTCAACGGCATCCAGGAGGGCTGAAAGCTGCGCCTTGGCCTGGGCCACGTTAAAACTGCGCATCCTCTGGAGAGTTGGTCAGATGACCAAGTATAGCGGTGGCTGTCTCGGCTGGCTTGGTTTCAGGCACTGATCCGCTCGATCAGGATCGGCATCGCCAGCGCATCCAACAGGGCCACAGCGATTCCGAGGGAATCGGCAGCACGCGCAATTCGGCTCGCCCGGCACTCACCATCACAAACAGCCGCACATTGCGGGCTTCAGCGAGCCTGTTGGCAGTTTTTCTTGAAATAGTTGTCAACCGCCGCCACACCGCAACTGAAGCCGGCGCGTACAAGGCAATCACGCCTATCGCTGAGCTCTTGAGATGGCACATCCCGCGCCGGTCGGAGCGGCCTAGGGGAAGCTCCTCAGGGTGGTGGAAAGCCGTGACGTGAACGATTCCGTACAGCCTGTACTGAATTCTGAACAGCCGAATCAAGGCCCTTTTTCAGCCGTTGGCGGCCAGCTAGGACGCCAGGTCGGACGGGCCCTGGAAGTCGAGCAGGGCCAGGATCTGGGCGGTGGTGGTTTCGCTCAAGGGACCGCAGCGGCGGTTGAGGAGGCGAAAAGTCATCTTGGCGGCTTC
Protein-coding regions in this window:
- the ltrA gene encoding group II intron reverse transcriptase/maturase — encoded protein: MSPDKPLPITKAMVWKAYQQVKRNGNAAGVDGQSLDDFAKDLENNLYRLWNRMASGSYFPPPVRRVEIPKSNGGVRPLGIPTVADRIAQMVVKQMLEPQLEPIFDQDSYGYRPGKSAHQAVESCRKRCWKYDWVVDLDIKGFFDSIDHDLLMRAIQFHTSERWVVLYLRRWLEAPVELPDGSLQPRTSGTPQGGVISPLLANLFLHYTFDKWMRRSFPRVPFERYADDVICHCHCRAEAERLMDALQERFTSCGLQLHPEKTKVVYCKDSSRRGQFDQIQFTFLGFCFRPRMARNRYGEIFTSFLPAVSPQALKRMRERIRKMHLRRRMFLPLEEIARLLNPILRGWIQYYGRFYPTELRAKLFGYLNEHLSAWLRQKHSRLLRHDRRSRQVLARIAQERRDLFAHWRGVGVAAG
- the ltrA gene encoding group II intron reverse transcriptase/maturase — encoded protein: MSPDKPLPITKAMVWKAYQQVKRNGNAAGVDGQSLDDFAKDLENNLYRLWNRMASGSYFPPPVRRVEIPKSNGGVRPLGIPTVADRIAQMVVKQMLEPQLEPIFDQDSYGYRPGKSAHQAVESCRKRCWKYDWVVDLDIKGFFDSIDHDLLMRAIQFHTSERWVVLYLRRWLEAPVELPDGSLQPRTSGTPQGGVISPLLANLFLHYTFDKWMRRSFPRVPFERYADDVICHCHCRAEAERLMDALQERFTSCGLQLHPEKTKVVYCKDSSRRGQFDQIQFTFLGFCFRPRMARNRYGEIFTSFLPAVSPQALKRMRERIRKMHLRRRMFLPLEEIARLLNPILRGWIQYYGRFYPTELRAKLFGYLNEHLSAWLRQKHSRLLRHDRRSRQVLARIAQERRDLFAHWRGVGVAAG
- a CDS encoding type II toxin-antitoxin system HicA family toxin, translated to MKRSDLIRELEQAGCVLLRHGARHDIFHQPQTGRTQPVPRHREINEILAKKIIRDLTI
- a CDS encoding type II toxin-antitoxin system HicB family antitoxin; the encoded protein is MTPANNNSQSSSESKPASESFTYWRESDGRFLGYLNAYPAHWTQGDDLEDLKDQLLDLYHEFSKDDLPGIRKVGELVVA
- a CDS encoding DUF4351 domain-containing protein; amino-acid sequence: MLVQRFPYFSAEQIMVIAGIPIEEIRHTRAVQDWLAKGRQEGEAKGRQEGLQEGEAREAAKMTLRQLNRRCGPLSEATIAQIQALPVEKLEALADALLDFQGPADLAAWLATNT
- a CDS encoding type II toxin-antitoxin system VapC family toxin, giving the protein MTASAQTASAQIQPDAFVLDTSALLRFYLADGPLPPSLELAMQRGCSGDALLLIPDLCLLECASVLLKQVQRQLLSLDECRALLADLLQLPLRPTSASELALAALEQAIALSLSVYDASFLALALKHDALLITADKQLAKAAASLGCLADAELVQRS
- a CDS encoding DUF2887 domain-containing protein, with the translated sequence MHQKDYPLSRQAPQPEQTAQPPAANEAPNPPSPSRAAAPTPSRVYLFASKRPQPVNTEHWYYRVFQSAPDLIRELLPGSAAAANALGLDGVLWPRQTTGCAETGSPEFPVVLLKVQMHPDQGFQRRLAAQSCRFLQKHPQVEHLEVVVITPPAGVSGGGALDQPGGAEQAARARPPAQLAHTAGASRKRAGRQQSADCGQPP
- a CDS encoding AbrB/MazE/SpoVT family DNA-binding domain-containing protein: MRLPPARSGSATLTVTTKGQVTLRKELLAHLGVEPGQRIDVEVLPGGRLELHAEQATGTINGFIGLLAGRSKHRASLQEMHEAMEAGWAALSSSERKSGSASL
- a CDS encoding DUF2442 domain-containing protein, producing MSATPTARRSSSLPPLLSLLETSASLQRSSAKPNALLSLVNRRLSMPGTIALDAEVTNISGHCLWVLVDDEELALPFSEFPWFRSATIDQALNVVRPSSSHLHWPDLDVDLSLESIRHPGRYPLKANF
- a CDS encoding type II toxin-antitoxin system VapC family toxin produces the protein MRLLLDTQVMLWWLLDDPRLGSNTRELLAASPCLVSVASIWEVAIKHRLGKLDVTPAAFRDQSLGAGAALLPVLDAHVIETAQLPLVHHDPFDRLLIAQARVEGLMAVSSDGHWPGYAVSLHRV
- a CDS encoding type II toxin-antitoxin system Phd/YefM family antitoxin, whose protein sequence is MSEATTAQIQALPFANLQANSHFWLRWLIAEAMAVQVNMLDAKSQLSRLVKAALAGEEVIIASHGKAQVKLVPCASAAGLKQLGALAAASPELLASQVDAAFAEAVDQQVAELFNS
- a CDS encoding type II toxin-antitoxin system VapC family toxin, translating into MRRLYLDTSLLVASLVHEAGTAAAVGFLQAHAQQPLLISAWVSTELASALALLERRGAITPQESQEAWQRFGVLRANRLQDLPLAPDDFEAAARLCLAQAPLRAGDALHLAVCQRLNLQLASFDRGLCKAAAHHQVAHQQLVI
- a CDS encoding type II toxin-antitoxin system Phd/YefM family antitoxin, whose protein sequence is MRSFNVAQAKAQLSALLDAVESGEDVEITRRGVPVARLTQAAEQPRASFDLEAFLVATTEQPLHKGIDAATLLQELRDGARC
- a CDS encoding DUF4351 domain-containing protein, whose translation is MTFRLLNRRCGPLSETTTAQILALLDFQGPSDLAS